The Astatotilapia calliptera chromosome 2, fAstCal1.2, whole genome shotgun sequence genome includes a window with the following:
- the cenpu gene encoding centromere protein U, with product MSAKKRRGTRVSAAPPVESEKASAFDQMDSTNLSSIDKASFLAGLQINYGNPLHSTAMEEDLNVPEEEQNRPENPGKATGGQRGSAVKRNVAEEGRENRKEEKKVERGRRSAGEKGQTSPEKEATADEQAEPHVEVHKSVPEKDSQPAPKAIQKRLIGKKPAKRRSARPVNNQQRKEDKKRKSESASGRSSDSQSQSSGPAPQKSRRVLSSDEEDVDVDSSWNPSPKKAVRGSLGRMKKSLYEKSKARKSSSGSGSGEPEQASTGEQRRKKRGQHRGTELEVLLDSFLDFCEQYRESVGSKAVRHTIDCFSSNVKDQLTEKITSLKELKVLKRENNKVGSLIRKNTQRLFDAKHEMMRAERQAWLLEKEKAELQQRLADLRRSQAFLHDIRELNRQYLDYRQKHPNEKETYGASSLPALLLETKHIKTAERKET from the exons ATGAG TGCCAAAAAGCGACGGGGAACCAGAGTGTCGGCAGCGCCTCCAGTGGAGAGCGAA AAAGCGTCAGCTTTTGATCAAATGGATTCCACCAACCTGTCCTCTATAGACAAAGCTAGCTTCCTGGCAGGGTTACAGATAAATTATG GCAACCCTCTGCACAGTACCGCCATGGaagaagatttaaatgtgcctgaagaagaacagaacagaccAGAAAACCCAGGAAAGGCCACCGGCGGACAGCGTGGATCTGCTGTAAAGAGGAATGTGGCAGAGGAAGGTCGAGAGAAtaggaaggaagaaaagaaggtAGAGAGGGGCAGGAGAAGTGCTGGTGAGAAGGGCCAAACCAG CCCTGAGAAGGAAGCCACTGCAGATGAACAAGCAGAGCCACATGTGGAGGTACATAAATCTGTCCCAGAGAAGGACAGTCAGCCTGCTCCTAAAGCCATACAGAAGCGTTTAATTGGGAAGAAGCCTGCCAAGAGGAGAAGTGCAAG GCCTGTGAATAATCAGCAAAGGAAGGAGgacaagaagagaaaaagtgAGTCTGCTAGTGGAAGATCAAGTGACAGTCAGTCACAG AGCTCTGGCCCCGCCCCACAGAAGAGCAGGCGAGTGCTTTCATCTGATGAGGAGGATGTGGATGTAGACTCCAGCTGG AATCCAAGTCCAAAGAAGGCCGTGAGGGGAAGCTTGGGAAGAATGAAAAAGTCTTTGTACGAGAAATCCAAAGCTAGGAAGTCTTCATCAG GCAGTGGATCCGGAGAACCAGAACAGGCCAGCACAGGcgagcagaggaggaagaaacgAGGCCAACACAGAGGGACAGAGTTGGAGGTGCTGCTGGATTCCTTCCTTGACTTCTGTGAGCAGTACAG GGAGTCTGTGGGGTCTAAAGCTGTCAGACACACCATTGATTGTTTCTCCAGCAATGTCAAAGACCAACTCACAGAAAAG ATCACTTCACTTAAAGAGCTcaaggttttaaaaagagaaaacaacaag GTGGGCTCTTTGATCCGTAAAAACACGCAGAGACTGTTTGATGCCAAGCATGAGATGATGAG AGCTGAGAGGCAGGCATGGTTGCTGGAGAAGGAGAAAGCTGAACTTCAGCAGCGGTTAGCTGACCTGAGACGAAGCCAGGCCTTCCTCCATGACATCAGAGAGCTCAACCGACAGTACCTGgactacagacaaaaacacccCAATGAGAAAGAGACG TACGGGGCCTCCAGCTTACCAGCTCTGCTCTTGGAGACGAAGCACATTAaaacagcagagagaaaagagacttAA
- the LOC113032923 gene encoding caspase-3-like isoform X3 — MDYPCIGTCVIINNKNFHSKTGMGTRNGTDADAASVAKTFKNLGYKVQILNDQTVAEMKRLLLDASKEDHKNNASFVCVMLSHGDEGVIYGTDGCEKFDTLVQCFKGKQCKGLVGKPKLFFIQACRGSALDEGVIETDSVGDEQTSEKIPVEADFLYAYSTAPGYYSWRNTSNGSWFIQKLCEMLERYSGKLDLMQIMTRVSHSVSRQFESSCNLPGFSNKKQIPCIVSMLTKDFYFPV, encoded by the exons ATGGACTACCCCTGCATTGGCACCTGTGTGATTATCAACAACAAGAACTTCCACTCAAAAACAG GGATGGGCACTCGTAATGGGACAGATGCTGATGCTGCCAGTGTTGCAAAGACCTTCAAAAACCTGGGTTACAAGGTCCAAATATTAAATGACCAGACTGTGGCTGAGATGAAAAGGCTGTTGTTAGACG CATCCAAAGAGGACCACAAGAACAATgcatcatttgtgtgtgtgatgcttAGTCATGGGGATGAGGGTGTCATATACGGCACTGACGGCTGTGAAAAGTTTGATACGCTGGTACAGTGCTTCAAAGGAAAGCAGTGCAAGGGTCTGGTGGGGAAACCAAAGCTCTTCTTCATACAG GCATGCCGTGGTTCAGCCCTGGATGAGGGAGTCATTGAGACCGACAGTGTAGGAGACGAGCAGACGTCTGAGAAGATTCCTGTGGAGGCCGACTTCTTATACGCCTATTCCACCGCTCCAG GATACTACTCatggagaaacacaagcaacgGCTCCTGGTTCATACAGAAGTTGTGTGAGATGTTGGAGCGCTACAGTGGGAAGCTGGATCTGATGCAGATCATGACGCGAGTCAGCCACAGTGTTTCACGCCAGTTTGAGTCGTCCTGCAACCTGCCTGGATTTAGCAACAAGAAGCAGATCCCCTGTATCGTCTCTATGTTGACCAAAGACTTTTACTTCCCCGTCTAG
- the LOC113032923 gene encoding caspase-3-like isoform X1: MHVFLNQLQALVGVWSTFGEEPRGVWFLYLPVVISMPPFVCRNMADGDMQRGGDTVDAAVCGNGGNAEAAGSCKTTEEKDWNSSKPEASDVYRYKMDYPCIGTCVIINNKNFHSKTGMGTRNGTDADAASVAKTFKNLGYKVQILNDQTVAEMKRLLLDASKEDHKNNASFVCVMLSHGDEGVIYGTDGCEKFDTLVQCFKGKQCKGLVGKPKLFFIQACRGSALDEGVIETDSVGDEQTSEKIPVEADFLYAYSTAPGYYSWRNTSNGSWFIQKLCEMLERYSGKLDLMQIMTRVSHSVSRQFESSCNLPGFSNKKQIPCIVSMLTKDFYFPV; this comes from the exons ATGCATGTGTTTTTAAACCAACTGCAAGCGTTAGTAGGGGTGTGGTCCACCTTTGGAGAGGAGCCACGGGGTGTTTGGTTTCTTTATCTTCCTGTGGTGATTTCTATGCCACCTTTTGTGTGCAGGAACATGGCTGATGGTGACATGCAGAGAGGTGGGGACACTGTAGATGCTGCAGTTTGTGGAAATGG GGGAAATGCAGAGGCTGCAGGAAGTTGCAAGACTACTGAGGAAAAGGACTGGAACAGCAGTAAACCAGAAGCCTCTGATGTTTACCGCTACAAGATGGACTACCCCTGCATTGGCACCTGTGTGATTATCAACAACAAGAACTTCCACTCAAAAACAG GGATGGGCACTCGTAATGGGACAGATGCTGATGCTGCCAGTGTTGCAAAGACCTTCAAAAACCTGGGTTACAAGGTCCAAATATTAAATGACCAGACTGTGGCTGAGATGAAAAGGCTGTTGTTAGACG CATCCAAAGAGGACCACAAGAACAATgcatcatttgtgtgtgtgatgcttAGTCATGGGGATGAGGGTGTCATATACGGCACTGACGGCTGTGAAAAGTTTGATACGCTGGTACAGTGCTTCAAAGGAAAGCAGTGCAAGGGTCTGGTGGGGAAACCAAAGCTCTTCTTCATACAG GCATGCCGTGGTTCAGCCCTGGATGAGGGAGTCATTGAGACCGACAGTGTAGGAGACGAGCAGACGTCTGAGAAGATTCCTGTGGAGGCCGACTTCTTATACGCCTATTCCACCGCTCCAG GATACTACTCatggagaaacacaagcaacgGCTCCTGGTTCATACAGAAGTTGTGTGAGATGTTGGAGCGCTACAGTGGGAAGCTGGATCTGATGCAGATCATGACGCGAGTCAGCCACAGTGTTTCACGCCAGTTTGAGTCGTCCTGCAACCTGCCTGGATTTAGCAACAAGAAGCAGATCCCCTGTATCGTCTCTATGTTGACCAAAGACTTTTACTTCCCCGTCTAG
- the LOC113032906 gene encoding caspase-3-like: MADGDTQREGDVVDASLFKLWKQANAGKGKTKETNSSRPEASDSYRYKMDYPCIGTCLVINNKNFHPTIGMSTRDGTDVDAANVENTFSKLGYKVKVHHNQTAAQMKKLMLDASKEDHKNNASFVCVLLSHGDEGVIYGTDGPERFDTLAKCFRGDYCAGLVGKPKLFFIQACRGTNLDEGVIETDSVGDEQTSEKIPVEADFLYAYSTAPGYYSWRNTTYGSWFILMLCEMLERYSGKLDLMQIMTRVNYGVSRYFESSSNLPGFGCNKQIPCIVSMLTKDFYFPV, from the exons ATGGCTGATGGTGACACGCAGAGGGAGGGGGACGTGGTGGATGCCAGCCTCTTCAAATTGTG GAAACAAGCAAATGCAGGAAAGGGTAAGACCAAGGAAACGAACAGCAGCAGACCAGAAGCCTCTGACTCTTACCGCTACAAGATGGACTACCCATGCATTGGCACCTGTTTGGTTATCAACAACAAGAACTTCCACCCAACAATAG GGATGAGCACTCGTGATGGCACAGATGTTGATGCTGCCAATGTTGAGAACACCTTCAGTAAGCTGGGCTACAAGGTCAAAGTGCACCATAACCAGACTGCGGCGCAGATGAAGAAACTAATGCTAGATG CATCCAAAGAGGACCACAAGAACAATGCATCATTCGTGTGTGTGCTGCTTAGTCATGGAGATGAGGGTGTGATTTACGGCACCGATGGCCCCGAAAGGTTCGATACCCTGGCAAAGTGCTTCAGAGGAGACTACTGTGCGGGTCTGGTGGGGAAGCCAAAGCTCTTCTTCATTCAG GCATGCCGTGGTACAAACCTGGATGAGGGAGTCATTGAGACCGACAGTGTAGGAGACGAGCAGACGTCTGAGAAGATTCCTGTGGAGGCCGACTTCTTATACGCCTATTCCACCGCTCCAG GATACTACTCATGGAGAAACACAACCTACGGCTCCTGGTTCATACTGATGTTGTGTGAGATGTTGGAGCGCTACAGTGGGAAGCTGGATCTGATGCAGATCATGACGCGAGTCAACTACGGTGTTTCACGCTACTTCGAGTCCTCCAGCAACCTGCCTGGCTTTGGTTGCAATAAGCAGATCCCCTGTATCGTCTCTATGTTGACCAAAGACTTTTACTTCCCCGTCTAG
- the LOC113032923 gene encoding caspase-3-like isoform X2, translating to MADGDMQRGGDTVDAAVCGNGGNAEAAGSCKTTEEKDWNSSKPEASDVYRYKMDYPCIGTCVIINNKNFHSKTGMGTRNGTDADAASVAKTFKNLGYKVQILNDQTVAEMKRLLLDASKEDHKNNASFVCVMLSHGDEGVIYGTDGCEKFDTLVQCFKGKQCKGLVGKPKLFFIQACRGSALDEGVIETDSVGDEQTSEKIPVEADFLYAYSTAPGYYSWRNTSNGSWFIQKLCEMLERYSGKLDLMQIMTRVSHSVSRQFESSCNLPGFSNKKQIPCIVSMLTKDFYFPV from the exons ATGGCTGATGGTGACATGCAGAGAGGTGGGGACACTGTAGATGCTGCAGTTTGTGGAAATGG GGGAAATGCAGAGGCTGCAGGAAGTTGCAAGACTACTGAGGAAAAGGACTGGAACAGCAGTAAACCAGAAGCCTCTGATGTTTACCGCTACAAGATGGACTACCCCTGCATTGGCACCTGTGTGATTATCAACAACAAGAACTTCCACTCAAAAACAG GGATGGGCACTCGTAATGGGACAGATGCTGATGCTGCCAGTGTTGCAAAGACCTTCAAAAACCTGGGTTACAAGGTCCAAATATTAAATGACCAGACTGTGGCTGAGATGAAAAGGCTGTTGTTAGACG CATCCAAAGAGGACCACAAGAACAATgcatcatttgtgtgtgtgatgcttAGTCATGGGGATGAGGGTGTCATATACGGCACTGACGGCTGTGAAAAGTTTGATACGCTGGTACAGTGCTTCAAAGGAAAGCAGTGCAAGGGTCTGGTGGGGAAACCAAAGCTCTTCTTCATACAG GCATGCCGTGGTTCAGCCCTGGATGAGGGAGTCATTGAGACCGACAGTGTAGGAGACGAGCAGACGTCTGAGAAGATTCCTGTGGAGGCCGACTTCTTATACGCCTATTCCACCGCTCCAG GATACTACTCatggagaaacacaagcaacgGCTCCTGGTTCATACAGAAGTTGTGTGAGATGTTGGAGCGCTACAGTGGGAAGCTGGATCTGATGCAGATCATGACGCGAGTCAGCCACAGTGTTTCACGCCAGTTTGAGTCGTCCTGCAACCTGCCTGGATTTAGCAACAAGAAGCAGATCCCCTGTATCGTCTCTATGTTGACCAAAGACTTTTACTTCCCCGTCTAG